A region from the Agrobacterium cucumeris genome encodes:
- a CDS encoding Lrp/AsnC family transcriptional regulator yields MAIADKDRALLALLSENARMPVAELARKLGLSRTTVQARIERLEADGVIAGYGIRLSESYLSGLVRAHVLITIAPKALPGVTAALAAIKEVTTLHSVSGTFDLIAILAAPSILDLDRLIDRIGALDGVERTLSSIILSTRISR; encoded by the coding sequence ATGGCAATCGCCGACAAGGATCGGGCGCTGCTGGCCCTGCTTTCCGAAAATGCCCGCATGCCGGTGGCGGAACTGGCGCGCAAACTCGGCCTTTCCCGCACCACCGTGCAGGCGCGCATCGAGCGGCTGGAGGCAGACGGCGTGATTGCCGGTTATGGAATCAGGCTTTCGGAAAGCTATCTTTCCGGGCTGGTGCGCGCCCATGTGCTGATTACCATTGCACCCAAGGCGCTGCCCGGCGTGACGGCCGCACTTGCCGCCATCAAGGAGGTCACGACACTGCATTCGGTGAGCGGCACATTTGACCTGATTGCGATTCTGGCCGCCCCTTCGATCCTCGATCTCGACCGGCTGATCGACCGCATAGGCGCGCTTGACGGTGTGGAGCGCACGCTGTCGTCGATCATTCTGTCGACGCGGATTTCGCGGTAG
- a CDS encoding winged helix-turn-helix transcriptional regulator codes for MANVYDVYEDRCPTRMVLDRIADKWALLILDKLRRDPVRFNLLRREIKGISQKVLSQTLKKLERDGLISRQAFPTVPVTVEYSLTPLGRTLTDTVAALAHWAEGNIDAVMAAQRAYDERAVA; via the coding sequence ATGGCGAATGTCTATGACGTTTATGAGGACCGCTGCCCGACACGCATGGTGCTGGACAGGATCGCCGACAAATGGGCGCTGTTGATCCTCGACAAGCTGCGGCGCGATCCCGTGCGCTTCAACCTGCTGCGGCGCGAGATCAAGGGCATTTCGCAGAAGGTCCTGTCGCAGACGCTGAAGAAGCTCGAGCGTGACGGGCTGATTTCCCGACAGGCCTTTCCGACGGTTCCTGTCACGGTCGAATATTCGCTGACGCCGCTGGGGCGGACGCTGACCGACACGGTGGCGGCGCTCGCCCATTGGGCAGAGGGCAATATTGATGCGGTGATGGCGGCGCAGAGGGCTTATGACGAGAGGGCGGTGGCTTAG
- a CDS encoding SDR family oxidoreductase: MTGKILVIGSTGTIGTPLVRALVATGESVKAASRSGKAADGTEGVRFDYTDRATYADAFDGVDRLFLILAGGRLDAIDALTPVVEEAACRKVKIVFLSVLGVDADDSIPYRQIELKIIASGTPYVILRPNWFADNFHSYWKAGIEHGEIAVPAGEGKSSFIDVRDIADSAAAALTSDAFNGKAFNLTGPKAFGYGEAAAVISKAIGKPVSYAAVSDEVFIGILTGAGVPKDYASFLASIFYPVREGWTAVVTGDVETLTGHAPRSLETYVADHLDALKG, translated from the coding sequence ATGACAGGCAAGATACTCGTAATCGGTTCCACCGGCACCATCGGCACGCCGCTGGTCAGGGCACTCGTGGCAACGGGCGAAAGCGTCAAGGCTGCCTCGCGCAGCGGTAAGGCGGCAGATGGCACCGAAGGGGTGCGCTTCGATTATACCGACCGGGCGACTTACGCCGATGCATTCGACGGCGTGGACCGGCTGTTCCTGATCCTGGCGGGCGGGCGTCTGGACGCCATCGACGCGCTGACGCCCGTTGTCGAGGAGGCGGCTTGTCGCAAGGTGAAGATCGTCTTCCTCAGCGTCCTCGGTGTCGATGCCGACGATTCCATCCCCTATCGCCAGATCGAACTGAAGATCATCGCGTCGGGTACGCCTTACGTCATCCTGCGCCCCAACTGGTTTGCCGATAATTTTCACAGCTACTGGAAGGCCGGCATCGAGCATGGCGAGATCGCCGTGCCGGCCGGCGAGGGCAAGTCGAGCTTCATCGACGTGCGCGATATCGCCGACAGCGCCGCCGCCGCGCTGACCTCCGATGCCTTTAATGGCAAGGCCTTCAACCTGACCGGGCCGAAGGCCTTCGGTTACGGCGAGGCAGCCGCGGTGATTTCAAAGGCGATCGGCAAGCCGGTGTCTTATGCCGCCGTTTCGGACGAGGTCTTCATCGGCATCCTCACCGGTGCGGGCGTGCCGAAGGATTATGCCTCTTTCCTCGCCTCGATCTTTTATCCCGTGCGTGAAGGCTGGACAGCGGTGGTGACCGGCGATGTCGAGACCCTGACCGGGCATGCGCCGCGCTCGCTGGAAACCTATGTGGCCGACCATCTGGACGCGCTGAAGGGCTGA
- a CDS encoding alpha/beta hydrolase has translation MFAGLSATGIVFGTVLFCASLTPSLLPRTWLMQGVLCGFSFAIGYLIGVALHAVWAYLELPEPSRHNTRGIRFLIALAAAITAIAFLWQAKDWQNSIRVLMELDPLPSAHPTKTGGIAVLVAAVLIAAGRLFQLIRRFFAARSRHFLPRRLANVLGIAAAIVLSWMLLNGLIFDIGLKFADSSLKQVDALIEPDVPRPSDPLKTGSSASLMTWESLGRRGREFVAGGPEAQEITAFTHRPASEPLRVYAGLNSASTPEARAKLALEELKRVGGFERKVLLVVIPTGTGWIDPEALDTVEYLHDGDIASVAVQYSYLSSWIALLTEPDYGVETARALFQAVYAYWTTLPKETRPKLYLHGLSLGSLNSQKSSDLYDVLSDPFQGALWSGPPFSSPTWRMATNGRVEGTPEWLPRFRDSSVIRFANQYTTAHMPDAKWGPMRIVYLQYASDPITFFETASLYRRPEWMAHHGPDVSTSFRWFPVVTLLQLGLDVASATTAPIGYGHVYAPEHYIDAWTEVTQPEGWSAEEIQRLKMFFKARRGSTDPA, from the coding sequence TTGTTTGCGGGCCTTTCGGCAACCGGCATCGTCTTCGGCACGGTCCTGTTCTGCGCTTCGCTCACTCCCTCGCTTCTGCCGCGCACATGGCTGATGCAGGGGGTTCTGTGCGGGTTTTCCTTTGCCATCGGTTATCTGATCGGTGTCGCCCTGCACGCCGTCTGGGCCTATCTGGAACTGCCTGAACCGTCGCGACACAACACGCGCGGCATTCGTTTTCTCATCGCGCTTGCCGCCGCCATCACGGCCATTGCGTTTTTGTGGCAGGCGAAGGACTGGCAGAATTCCATCCGCGTGCTGATGGAACTCGATCCGCTGCCAAGCGCCCATCCCACCAAGACCGGCGGTATCGCGGTGCTGGTCGCCGCCGTGCTCATCGCCGCCGGCCGGCTTTTCCAGCTTATCCGCCGGTTCTTTGCCGCGCGCAGCCGGCATTTCCTGCCGCGCCGGCTCGCCAATGTTCTCGGCATAGCCGCTGCCATCGTGCTGTCGTGGATGCTGCTCAATGGCCTGATCTTCGATATCGGCCTGAAATTTGCCGATTCCTCGCTGAAACAGGTGGATGCGCTGATCGAGCCTGACGTACCGCGCCCGTCCGATCCGCTGAAGACCGGCAGCAGCGCGTCGCTTATGACATGGGAATCGCTTGGCCGCCGCGGACGTGAATTCGTGGCAGGCGGGCCTGAAGCGCAGGAAATCACCGCCTTCACCCATCGTCCGGCCAGCGAACCGCTTCGGGTCTATGCCGGCCTGAATTCCGCTTCGACACCCGAAGCAAGAGCCAAACTGGCGCTGGAGGAACTGAAGCGGGTCGGCGGTTTCGAACGCAAGGTTCTGCTGGTCGTCATTCCCACCGGCACCGGCTGGATAGACCCCGAAGCGCTGGACACGGTCGAATATCTGCATGATGGCGACATCGCCAGCGTCGCCGTGCAATATTCCTATCTCTCCAGCTGGATCGCGCTGCTGACCGAACCTGACTACGGTGTGGAAACGGCGCGGGCGCTGTTTCAAGCCGTCTACGCCTATTGGACCACCCTGCCGAAGGAAACACGGCCGAAGCTTTATCTGCATGGGTTGAGCCTCGGTTCGCTCAACTCGCAGAAATCCTCCGATCTTTACGATGTACTGTCAGACCCGTTCCAGGGCGCGCTGTGGAGCGGCCCGCCGTTTTCCAGCCCCACATGGCGCATGGCCACCAATGGCCGGGTTGAAGGCACGCCGGAATGGCTGCCGCGTTTCCGCGATTCCTCCGTCATCCGTTTTGCCAACCAGTATACCACCGCCCATATGCCCGATGCGAAATGGGGGCCGATGCGGATCGTCTATCTGCAATATGCAAGCGACCCGATCACCTTCTTCGAAACCGCTTCGCTCTATCGGCGTCCAGAGTGGATGGCACATCACGGGCCTGACGTTTCCACGTCCTTCCGCTGGTTTCCGGTGGTGACGCTGCTGCAGCTCGGTCTCGATGTTGCCTCCGCCACCACCGCACCGATCGGTTACGGCCATGTCTATGCGCCGGAACATTACATCGATGCATGGACGGAGGTGACGCAGCCGGAGGGCTGGAGCGCCGAGGAGATCCAGCGGCTGAAGATGTTCTTCAAGGCCCGCCGCGGCTCCACCGATCCGGCGTGA
- a CDS encoding DNA-packaging protein, protein MTELSPDPHIKDQVFALSRDWRFLGNLPQQPPEGDWRTWLLIGGRGSGKTRAGAEWVHGIASAGKQSDLRIALIAETLGDAREVMIDGISGICRIARRRRPAFEVTRRRLLWPNGAMAQVFSSEDPESLRGPQFHMAWADELGKWKYPQETWDMLQFGLRLGEAPRQLVTTTPRPIPLLKALLADPSTRVARMPTAMNAQNLSPGFLKAMQDRYGGTRLGRQEIGGELIDEREGALWKRADLETIVEVTDEPLSRIVVAVDPPAGAGENSCCGIVVAGLGMSGKLAVLADCSVEGETPAGWARAVVAAFRRHAADRVVAEVNQGGEMVRAMLQSVDANLPLTLVRASRGKFTRAEPVAALYEQGRVRHAARFEKLEDQMTDFGPDGLSSGRSPDRLDALVWAITALTTMVVNEPRVRGM, encoded by the coding sequence ATGACGGAGCTTTCGCCCGACCCTCATATCAAGGATCAGGTCTTTGCCCTTTCGCGCGACTGGCGTTTCCTTGGCAACCTGCCGCAGCAGCCGCCTGAGGGCGACTGGCGGACATGGCTTTTGATCGGCGGGCGCGGTTCCGGCAAGACCCGCGCCGGTGCCGAGTGGGTGCACGGCATTGCTTCCGCCGGCAAACAATCGGATTTGCGCATCGCGCTCATTGCGGAGACGCTGGGTGACGCCCGCGAGGTGATGATCGACGGTATTTCCGGCATCTGCCGCATCGCCCGCCGTCGCCGTCCCGCTTTCGAAGTCACGCGTCGCCGGCTCCTCTGGCCGAATGGCGCGATGGCGCAGGTGTTTTCCTCGGAAGACCCCGAAAGCCTGCGCGGCCCGCAATTCCACATGGCCTGGGCGGATGAGCTGGGAAAATGGAAATACCCGCAGGAAACCTGGGACATGCTGCAATTTGGCCTGCGACTGGGCGAGGCACCGCGGCAACTGGTAACCACCACGCCAAGACCCATTCCGCTGTTGAAGGCGCTGCTGGCCGATCCTTCAACCCGGGTTGCGCGAATGCCGACCGCCATGAATGCGCAGAACCTCTCGCCCGGTTTCCTGAAGGCGATGCAGGACCGTTATGGCGGCACGCGGCTGGGGCGTCAGGAAATCGGCGGCGAGCTGATCGACGAGCGCGAGGGCGCATTGTGGAAACGCGCCGATCTGGAAACAATTGTCGAGGTGACGGATGAGCCGCTCTCGCGGATCGTGGTGGCGGTCGATCCGCCTGCCGGCGCTGGTGAAAACTCCTGCTGCGGCATCGTCGTTGCGGGACTTGGCATGTCGGGCAAACTCGCCGTGCTTGCGGATTGTTCGGTGGAAGGCGAAACGCCAGCCGGCTGGGCCCGCGCCGTGGTCGCCGCCTTCCGCCGCCACGCGGCTGACCGGGTGGTGGCGGAGGTCAATCAGGGTGGCGAGATGGTGCGGGCGATGCTGCAAAGCGTGGACGCCAACCTGCCGCTCACTCTGGTGCGGGCCAGCAGAGGAAAATTCACCCGCGCCGAGCCGGTCGCCGCACTTTACGAGCAGGGCAGGGTGCGTCACGCGGCGCGGTTTGAGAAGCTCGAAGACCAGATGACGGATTTCGGACCTGACGGCCTGTCATCCGGTCGTTCGCCCGACCGGCTGGACGCACTTGTCTGGGCGATAACGGCGCTGACGACAATGGTGGTGAATGAGCCGAGGGTGCGGGGGATGTGA
- a CDS encoding Dabb family protein — MIRHIVFFTVPEENRDAVRKGLSGLTAIPHALTLEIGENVKKDQWGNSVDFIVYGEFENEAALAAYKADPAYDLSTRTVKPLRETRVAADFNSDTAVKAPIR, encoded by the coding sequence GTGATCCGCCATATCGTTTTTTTCACCGTTCCCGAGGAAAACCGCGACGCCGTGCGCAAGGGGCTTTCCGGCCTCACCGCGATCCCGCATGCGCTGACCCTGGAAATCGGCGAGAACGTGAAGAAGGACCAATGGGGCAACTCGGTCGATTTCATCGTTTACGGCGAGTTCGAAAACGAGGCGGCGCTGGCGGCCTATAAGGCCGACCCCGCCTATGATCTTTCGACCCGCACCGTGAAGCCGCTGCGCGAAACCCGCGTTGCCGCTGATTTCAACAGCGACACGGCGGTGAAAGCGCCGATCCGGTAA
- a CDS encoding phage portal protein, whose protein sequence is MRFPFSLPWLRPADGKAVPESKMTSGAFMAVARQGGQAFWSGRSYAALAREGFMKNPVAHRAARMVAEAAASVNWLLYDGDEEIGDHPLLALLTKPGAHMGGPDFFEALYGHLMLAGNAYVEPLMIGGRLRELHLLRPDRVSIVEGADGWPVAYDYRAEGRASRRIAAERDGLGLLHLKLFHPLDDRAGFAPLASAGAALDLHNAASQWNKRLLDNSARPSGALVYQPKEGGNLSTEQYERLKRELEEGYQGAMNAGRPLLLEGGLDWKAMGLSPRDMDFLEARNGAARDIALALGVPPMLIGIPGDNTYANYQEANRAFYRLTVLPLVNRTAARLCGWLAPVFGAGLRLEPDLDKIAGLAGERDALWSRIGAASFLSDEEKREAVGY, encoded by the coding sequence ATGCGATTTCCGTTTTCCCTGCCGTGGCTGCGCCCGGCGGATGGCAAAGCCGTGCCCGAAAGCAAAATGACGTCGGGTGCCTTCATGGCGGTGGCGAGGCAGGGCGGGCAGGCCTTCTGGTCCGGCCGGTCTTATGCCGCACTTGCCCGCGAAGGCTTCATGAAAAACCCGGTCGCCCACCGTGCCGCCCGCATGGTGGCGGAAGCGGCCGCATCGGTGAACTGGCTGCTTTATGACGGCGACGAGGAAATCGGCGATCATCCGCTGCTGGCGCTCCTGACGAAGCCGGGCGCGCATATGGGCGGGCCGGATTTTTTCGAGGCGCTGTATGGTCACCTGATGCTGGCCGGAAATGCCTATGTCGAACCTCTGATGATCGGCGGGCGTTTAAGGGAATTGCATCTGCTGCGGCCGGATCGGGTAAGTATTGTCGAGGGCGCGGATGGCTGGCCGGTGGCTTATGACTACCGCGCCGAAGGGCGCGCCTCACGCCGCATCGCCGCCGAGCGCGACGGGCTGGGGCTGCTGCATCTGAAACTTTTCCATCCGCTGGATGACCGGGCGGGTTTTGCGCCGCTGGCTTCCGCTGGTGCAGCACTTGATCTGCACAATGCCGCAAGCCAGTGGAACAAGCGGCTGCTCGACAATTCCGCCCGGCCTTCGGGTGCGCTGGTTTACCAGCCGAAGGAGGGCGGCAATCTTTCCACCGAGCAATATGAACGGCTGAAACGCGAGCTGGAGGAGGGGTATCAGGGAGCGATGAATGCCGGCCGGCCGCTGCTTCTGGAGGGCGGGCTGGACTGGAAGGCCATGGGCCTTTCGCCGCGCGACATGGATTTTCTGGAGGCCCGCAACGGCGCGGCCCGCGATATCGCGCTGGCGCTCGGCGTGCCGCCGATGCTGATCGGCATTCCCGGCGACAATACCTATGCCAATTACCAGGAGGCGAACCGCGCCTTTTATCGCCTCACCGTGCTGCCGCTCGTCAACCGCACGGCGGCAAGGTTGTGCGGCTGGCTCGCACCGGTCTTCGGCGCGGGGCTGCGTCTGGAGCCGGATCTCGATAAGATCGCCGGGCTTGCCGGTGAGCGGGATGCGCTGTGGAGCCGTATCGGCGCGGCCTCGTTTCTGAGCGACGAGGAAAAACGCGAAGCCGTCGGTTACTGA
- a CDS encoding DUF6107 family protein: MSEFANEAGIWAARITGAVAGAGVSLVYLLPKSKREAASRFITGVSCGMIFGGPIGLWIVQQLDIAGALSGREIMVAGSAAASMMAWWGLGVMVRVASHYGTRPRS, encoded by the coding sequence ATGTCTGAATTCGCCAATGAGGCCGGCATCTGGGCCGCTCGCATCACCGGCGCCGTGGCGGGTGCCGGCGTGTCGCTTGTCTATCTGCTGCCGAAAAGCAAACGGGAAGCCGCGAGCCGTTTCATCACCGGGGTGTCCTGCGGCATGATCTTCGGCGGGCCGATCGGCCTGTGGATCGTGCAGCAGCTCGACATTGCCGGTGCGCTTTCCGGTCGGGAAATCATGGTGGCGGGCTCCGCCGCCGCAAGCATGATGGCCTGGTGGGGGCTGGGCGTGATGGTGCGCGTGGCCAGCCACTATGGCACACGCCCGCGCAGCTGA
- a CDS encoding HK97 family phage prohead protease — translation MHAYRGPRPATRKFASLELRGIAGDGTFSGYASVFGEVDLGRDVIERGAFRRSIEERGAAGIRMLYQHDPAEPIGAWRTIREDERGLYVEGVLAPGVARSCEVHSLMKTGALDGLSIGFRTVRSGKAERSGVRRILEADLWEISVVTFPMLPSARVSDVKHARFFRDRETELARSMRRAARSLFDTTFKR, via the coding sequence ATGCACGCCTATCGCGGGCCACGTCCCGCCACGCGCAAATTCGCCAGTCTGGAACTGCGCGGCATCGCCGGCGACGGCACGTTTTCCGGTTATGCCAGCGTCTTCGGCGAGGTCGACCTCGGCCGTGACGTGATCGAGCGCGGCGCTTTCCGCCGTTCCATCGAGGAGCGGGGAGCGGCCGGCATCCGCATGCTCTACCAGCACGATCCGGCCGAGCCGATCGGCGCCTGGCGCACCATCCGCGAGGACGAGCGCGGGCTTTATGTTGAGGGCGTTCTGGCACCGGGTGTTGCCCGCTCGTGCGAGGTGCATTCGTTGATGAAGACCGGCGCGCTGGACGGGCTGTCGATCGGTTTCCGAACCGTCCGTTCGGGCAAGGCCGAACGTTCCGGTGTGCGGCGCATTCTGGAGGCCGATCTCTGGGAAATCTCGGTCGTGACCTTTCCTATGCTGCCTTCGGCGCGGGTGTCCGACGTCAAACATGCCCGCTTCTTCCGTGACCGCGAGACCGAACTGGCGCGCAGCATGCGCCGCGCCGCCCGCTCGCTGTTCGACACCACCTTCAAACGCTGA
- a CDS encoding phage major capsid protein encodes MTDQMTKPAAMTVAPQVKAVPDTMTAAFDEFMEAFEAFRETNDQRLNDIERKMGADIVTRDKLDRIDRALDDNRKIMDDLALRKARPALGRRDAPSHDAEEHKAAFEAYIRRGEEGALRDLEAKAFAGSSGADGGFLVPTETDGEIGRRMTAISPIRALATVRQVSTAVLKKPFAAGGLATGWVSETAARPETATPKLSELSFPTMELYAMPAATQGLLDDAAVDVEAWIASEVDIAFAEQEAAAFIAGDGVNKPKGFLAYTAVANDSWIWGNIGYVATGVSAGFASAGPMDVLLDAIYGLKAGHRQNGAFLMNRKTQAALRRFKDTTGAYLWHPPAAAGQPASLMGFPVTEAEDMPNVAANSFAIAFGDFRSGYLVVDRTGVRILRDPYSAKPYVLFYTTKRVGGGVQNFEAIKLVKFGVN; translated from the coding sequence ATGACAGACCAGATGACAAAACCGGCGGCAATGACCGTTGCGCCGCAGGTAAAGGCCGTGCCCGACACGATGACGGCGGCCTTCGACGAATTCATGGAGGCCTTCGAGGCTTTCCGCGAAACCAACGACCAGCGGCTCAATGACATCGAACGCAAGATGGGTGCGGATATCGTGACCCGCGACAAGCTCGATCGTATCGACAGGGCGCTCGACGATAACAGAAAGATCATGGACGATCTGGCTCTCAGGAAGGCGCGGCCTGCGCTTGGCCGCAGGGATGCGCCCTCGCACGATGCCGAAGAGCATAAGGCGGCCTTCGAGGCCTATATCCGCCGGGGCGAGGAGGGCGCGCTGCGCGACCTGGAGGCCAAGGCCTTTGCCGGATCGAGCGGCGCCGATGGCGGCTTTCTGGTGCCGACCGAGACGGATGGCGAGATCGGCCGGCGCATGACGGCGATTTCGCCGATCCGGGCGCTCGCCACCGTGCGGCAGGTGTCCACGGCCGTGCTGAAGAAACCCTTCGCCGCCGGCGGACTGGCGACGGGTTGGGTCTCCGAAACTGCGGCCCGTCCCGAAACGGCGACACCGAAGCTGTCTGAGCTTTCCTTCCCGACCATGGAACTCTACGCCATGCCCGCTGCGACCCAGGGCCTGCTGGATGACGCGGCTGTTGATGTCGAGGCGTGGATCGCCTCGGAAGTGGATATCGCCTTTGCCGAACAGGAGGCTGCCGCTTTCATCGCTGGTGATGGCGTCAACAAACCGAAGGGTTTTCTCGCCTATACAGCCGTTGCCAATGACAGCTGGATCTGGGGCAATATCGGTTATGTCGCGACCGGCGTTTCGGCCGGCTTCGCTTCCGCCGGGCCGATGGATGTGCTGCTCGATGCCATCTATGGTCTGAAGGCCGGCCATCGCCAGAATGGCGCGTTCCTGATGAACCGCAAGACGCAGGCGGCGCTGCGCCGCTTCAAGGACACGACCGGCGCTTACCTCTGGCACCCGCCCGCCGCCGCCGGCCAGCCCGCCTCGCTGATGGGCTTTCCGGTAACGGAGGCGGAAGACATGCCGAATGTCGCGGCCAACAGTTTCGCCATCGCCTTTGGCGATTTCCGCTCCGGTTATCTCGTCGTCGACCGCACCGGCGTGCGCATCCTGCGCGATCCCTATTCGGCCAAACCCTATGTGCTGTTCTACACCACCAAGCGCGTGGGTGGCGGCGTACAGAATTTCGAGGCGATCAAGCTGGTGAAATTCGGGGTGAATTGA
- a CDS encoding head-tail connector protein: MTYALINPPQAEPLTLAEVKAHLRLDGSDEDALLAALIRTAREHLERVTGLCLLRQTWRLYLDQWPQTGVIPIAKTPVQTIETILVFGIDGRETNITAADKLLDGAARPARLWLRDPPAPGRVMNGIEIDFIAGYGEAGTDVPDTLKRAMLMHVAQMFAFRGAVAPENQPAVVPAGYERLVTPFCRMGL, translated from the coding sequence ATGACCTATGCCCTCATAAATCCGCCGCAGGCGGAGCCGCTGACCCTTGCCGAGGTCAAGGCGCATCTGCGTCTCGACGGCAGCGACGAGGATGCGCTTCTTGCAGCGCTGATCCGCACCGCCCGCGAGCATCTGGAGCGCGTGACCGGCCTCTGCCTGCTGCGCCAGACATGGCGGCTTTATCTCGACCAATGGCCGCAGACGGGTGTGATTCCGATTGCCAAGACACCGGTGCAAACCATCGAAACGATTCTGGTTTTTGGCATCGACGGGCGCGAGACCAATATCACCGCCGCTGATAAGTTACTGGACGGCGCGGCCCGTCCGGCGCGGCTGTGGCTGCGCGATCCGCCGGCCCCCGGACGGGTGATGAACGGTATCGAAATCGACTTCATCGCCGGTTATGGCGAGGCCGGGACGGATGTGCCGGATACGCTGAAACGCGCCATGCTGATGCATGTGGCGCAGATGTTCGCCTTTCGCGGCGCCGTTGCCCCGGAAAATCAGCCCGCAGTGGTTCCGGCCGGTTACGAGCGGCTGGTGACGCCCTTCTGCCGCATGGGGCTTTAA
- a CDS encoding phage head closure protein: protein MNLVFLDPGRLTARLELEMRTEMPDGQGGALERWDVLRSLWAAIEPVSEASHERASAEGVTITHRVWLTWRSDIAAGMRFRKGRRILSIRTVMDPDETRRFIVCRCEEESL from the coding sequence ATGAACCTCGTTTTTCTCGACCCCGGCAGGCTGACGGCGCGGCTGGAGCTTGAAATGCGGACGGAGATGCCGGACGGGCAGGGCGGTGCGCTGGAACGCTGGGATGTCCTGCGCTCACTCTGGGCGGCGATCGAACCGGTTTCAGAGGCGTCCCATGAGCGTGCTTCGGCCGAGGGCGTGACGATCACCCATCGCGTCTGGCTCACCTGGCGCAGCGATATCGCGGCCGGCATGCGCTTTCGCAAGGGCCGGCGCATTTTGAGCATTCGCACGGTGATGGATCCGGACGAGACCCGCCGCTTCATCGTCTGCCGCTGCGAGGAGGAAAGCCTGTGA
- a CDS encoding DUF3168 domain-containing protein produces the protein MSAANALLKAVFARLTGDAVLMALTSGGIVDRLLPRALMPCIVIGEIDSRDYSTATEKAEEHVLSLEIWSDAAGRKQAGEITERVKTLLDDAALPLANVSLVNLQLRSCRSRREAKSRNFIADMRFRAVTE, from the coding sequence GTGAGCGCTGCAAACGCACTTCTGAAGGCTGTTTTTGCGCGGTTGACGGGCGATGCGGTGCTGATGGCGCTGACATCAGGCGGCATCGTCGACCGGCTTCTGCCGCGCGCGCTTATGCCCTGCATCGTCATCGGCGAAATTGACAGCCGGGATTATTCGACCGCGACGGAAAAAGCCGAGGAACATGTCCTGTCGCTGGAAATCTGGAGCGATGCCGCCGGCCGCAAACAGGCCGGCGAAATCACAGAGCGGGTGAAAACCCTGCTCGATGATGCCGCCCTGCCACTCGCCAATGTCTCGCTGGTCAACCTGCAACTGCGCTCCTGCCGCTCGCGGCGCGAAGCAAAGTCGCGGAATTTCATCGCGGACATGCGTTTCCGCGCGGTAACGGAATGA